One genomic window of Coraliomargarita sinensis includes the following:
- a CDS encoding peroxiredoxin-like family protein, translated as MKLLPAEKQTEFAYQRAVKEIVSKNGWDLEALSHEAPTLVVFLRHFNCIYCRESLAELKRLRRPIEAEGVQIAAVHMGTDRQAEELLSFFDLSDIESFSDPERRLYNAFGLERTTLGQLLGPASWLGMVRAGIRSRSLPGKRLKGIVGDVLQMPGVFLLSEGRIVGDFKPPRVDKQPEYLELAAMEC; from the coding sequence ATGAAATTACTTCCTGCAGAAAAACAAACTGAGTTTGCTTACCAGCGCGCCGTCAAGGAGATCGTCTCCAAAAACGGATGGGATCTGGAGGCGCTCTCGCACGAAGCGCCGACTCTGGTCGTCTTTCTACGGCATTTTAACTGCATCTACTGTCGTGAATCGCTGGCCGAATTGAAGCGCCTGCGAAGACCCATCGAGGCAGAGGGCGTACAAATTGCCGCCGTACACATGGGCACAGATCGTCAGGCGGAAGAATTGTTGTCGTTTTTTGACTTATCCGACATTGAGTCGTTCAGCGATCCGGAACGCCGACTCTACAACGCTTTCGGTCTGGAAAGAACTACGCTCGGCCAACTCCTTGGTCCCGCATCCTGGCTAGGCATGGTTCGGGCCGGCATCAGAAGCCGCTCCCTTCCCGGCAAGCGACTGAAGGGCATCGTGGGAGATGTCCTGCAGATGCCAGGCGTCTTCCTGCTCAGCGAAGGTCGTATTGTCGGAGACTTCAAACCACCACGGGTGGACAAACAGCCCGAATATTTGGAACTGGCTGCGATGGAATGTTAA
- a CDS encoding dodecin: protein MSDHVYKKIELVGSSKESIEAAAQNAVSKASETVRNMRWMEVGEIRGHIVDGSIDHWQVGVKIGFTLEAEESPETLEEKKN, encoded by the coding sequence ATGAGTGATCACGTATACAAAAAGATAGAACTTGTTGGATCCTCCAAAGAATCCATCGAAGCCGCAGCGCAAAACGCCGTGAGCAAAGCATCCGAAACCGTCCGTAATATGCGCTGGATGGAAGTGGGCGAGATTCGCGGGCATATTGTCGATGGCTCAATCGACCACTGGCAAGTCGGTGTTAAGATTGGGTTTACCCTCGAAGCGGAGGAGTCCCCGGAAACGCTCGAAGAGAAAAAGAACTAG
- a CDS encoding endonuclease/exonuclease/phosphatase family protein codes for MLRFLTYNIHGCIGRTRNYEPKTVLEVIRQSDADIVALQEVIDEKRDRIRFIDALHELGYCSVVHAKTIDKPEGPYGIALLSRIEPSEVQEIELGGLEPRKALRFHIEHPEGALDICNTHLGLAGTERWKQIEKLSEILAKADQRHGDKLQILMGDLNEWRPGTRLIRKLRKHFQWVSTIPTFPSRRPVFSLDRVAIRGNPTSVHFHRIDDSGAVRASDHRALLAVVST; via the coding sequence ATGCTTCGGTTTCTCACCTACAATATTCACGGCTGTATCGGGCGCACACGGAACTACGAACCCAAGACAGTACTTGAGGTAATTCGACAAAGCGATGCCGACATCGTTGCTTTACAGGAAGTGATTGACGAGAAGCGGGATCGGATCCGTTTCATCGATGCACTCCACGAACTAGGCTACTGCAGCGTCGTCCACGCCAAAACCATCGACAAACCAGAAGGTCCTTACGGCATTGCATTGTTATCACGTATTGAGCCAAGCGAGGTTCAGGAAATTGAGCTGGGTGGCCTGGAGCCCCGAAAAGCCTTGCGCTTCCACATTGAGCACCCGGAAGGCGCTCTGGACATTTGCAACACTCATTTGGGCCTGGCCGGCACAGAGCGCTGGAAGCAAATCGAAAAACTTTCCGAGATACTTGCAAAAGCGGACCAACGTCACGGCGACAAGCTTCAGATTCTAATGGGTGATTTGAATGAATGGCGCCCCGGCACTCGACTGATTCGAAAATTGCGGAAACATTTTCAATGGGTTTCCACCATCCCTACCTTCCCCAGCCGCCGACCCGTTTTCTCTCTGGACCGTGTCGCTATTCGAGGCAACCCGACATCCGTTCATTTTCATAGAATCGACGACTCCGGTGCAGTTCGGGCTTCCGATCATCGGGCGCTCCTTGCCGTAGTGAGCACCTGA
- a CDS encoding ion transporter, with the protein MPGRFRAECRRIIFRSDHWDEKAFDVFLIITIVVSVGLVLWESIPTISPEMRNALYVAEWVITVLFTIEYALRLYVSESPARYSRSFFGVVDLLAILPTYIDLLLPGAHYLMLLRVLRVLRIFRVLKLVKYIGEANTLMRAMRSSARKIAVFVFAVVNLVLILGSLMYLIEGAENGFTSIPKSVYWAIVTLTTVGYGDISPHTPLGQFVASIIMITGYGIIAVPTAIVTSEMTRPKGPDADNDYVCPACGWESHDHDATFCKVCGDRLPKQNHAQQTH; encoded by the coding sequence ATGCCCGGACGTTTCAGAGCTGAGTGCCGCCGCATCATCTTTCGATCGGACCATTGGGATGAAAAGGCCTTCGACGTCTTTTTGATCATTACCATCGTCGTTAGCGTCGGTCTCGTACTTTGGGAAAGTATTCCCACGATATCTCCGGAAATGCGTAACGCGCTTTACGTGGCGGAGTGGGTCATCACGGTACTTTTCACCATCGAATACGCCCTACGACTATATGTGTCCGAAAGCCCGGCACGTTACAGCCGAAGCTTCTTCGGTGTGGTTGATTTGCTGGCGATTCTACCGACCTATATCGATCTTCTACTTCCCGGAGCGCATTACCTGATGCTACTGAGAGTGCTGCGGGTACTGCGGATCTTCCGCGTTCTCAAGCTGGTCAAATATATCGGCGAAGCCAACACGCTCATGCGGGCCATGCGCTCGAGCGCACGCAAGATCGCCGTCTTTGTCTTCGCGGTGGTCAATCTTGTACTAATCCTCGGCTCGCTCATGTATCTGATCGAAGGTGCGGAAAACGGATTTACCAGTATCCCCAAAAGCGTCTATTGGGCTATCGTGACTTTAACCACGGTCGGCTATGGTGATATCTCGCCCCACACCCCGCTCGGCCAATTTGTGGCCTCCATTATAATGATTACCGGTTACGGCATTATCGCGGTGCCCACAGCCATCGTGACGAGCGAAATGACACGCCCCAAGGGCCCGGACGCCGACAACGACTATGTTTGTCCCGCCTGCGGGTGGGAATCCCACGACCACGATGCCACCTTCTGTAAAGTATGTGGCGATCGGTTGCCAAAACAGAACCACGCCCAACAAACCCATTAA
- a CDS encoding SdiA-regulated domain-containing protein, which yields MNKLIIAAVFFLIGLTACQELSESGADARHVSTSQNITFVAAYPLDVTEPSGLSLSKDKQSLWTVSDNDGGIYRIDLQGKSLGHFSTEHKDVEGVTTIDSEHLAFIDERARRIAIARKDGKIIREAAVPIPGSDNKGPEALSYDEDAAEFYIMQEKPGILIKLNSDLEEMARRQLKFAQDYSSISFDSKRKRLWVLSDKSKSIHVLDRDQNLIESFSVDVDQMEGIAVDHERQLIYLISDPRSELYIFAFNAF from the coding sequence ATGAACAAACTAATAATTGCCGCCGTTTTTTTTCTAATTGGCTTAACCGCTTGCCAAGAATTATCGGAATCCGGCGCTGATGCACGGCATGTCTCCACCAGCCAGAACATCACTTTTGTAGCCGCTTATCCGTTGGATGTGACTGAACCTTCGGGTCTAAGCCTGTCTAAAGACAAACAAAGCCTTTGGACCGTGAGCGATAACGATGGGGGTATTTATCGAATCGACTTACAAGGGAAGTCCTTGGGCCATTTTTCTACGGAGCACAAGGATGTGGAGGGGGTCACCACGATCGACTCCGAACACTTGGCCTTTATTGACGAACGTGCTCGCCGTATAGCGATCGCCCGCAAAGACGGGAAAATCATACGCGAAGCAGCTGTGCCCATCCCCGGTTCGGACAACAAAGGTCCCGAAGCCCTTAGTTATGACGAGGACGCGGCTGAATTCTATATCATGCAGGAAAAGCCCGGCATACTAATCAAATTGAATTCCGATTTGGAAGAAATGGCCAGGCGTCAGCTTAAGTTTGCCCAGGACTACTCCAGTATCAGTTTTGATTCGAAACGAAAACGGCTCTGGGTATTGAGCGACAAATCAAAAAGCATCCATGTCTTAGATCGTGATCAGAATCTAATTGAAAGCTTTTCCGTAGATGTAGACCAAATGGAAGGTATAGCCGTAGATCACGAGCGACAACTCATTTACCTGATTTCCGATCCGCGGTCCGAACTCTATATTTTTGCCTTTAATGCATTTTAA
- a CDS encoding PEP-CTERM sorting domain-containing protein, producing the protein MTDTFEGSLGNWTAQGSAYLYTHAGSGSMNYATKGTGAAAVVCTWDEGLLTMTDDLRLHSNQATSVTITFDYEWDTTTATRLVYVDYSTDGGRTWSDDLGDISAWGSFTGIPTLGTFSKTLEERELGSFTDDFKFRIRGKDGGNPVTAHIDNIQIVGTNVVAVSRVKDDIPEPSAMALVFLLLSAIGFKRSRRL; encoded by the coding sequence ATGACCGACACATTTGAGGGCTCGCTTGGTAACTGGACGGCGCAAGGGAGCGCTTACCTTTACACACACGCCGGTTCGGGCTCGATGAACTATGCCACCAAAGGCACGGGTGCAGCTGCTGTTGTCTGCACCTGGGATGAAGGTCTGCTGACCATGACCGACGATCTCCGCTTGCACAGCAACCAAGCAACCAGCGTGACCATTACTTTCGACTATGAGTGGGACACAACGACAGCCACACGTCTGGTCTATGTCGATTATTCAACTGACGGGGGCAGAACGTGGTCCGACGACCTGGGAGACATTTCCGCCTGGGGCTCCTTCACCGGCATCCCTACCCTGGGCACGTTCTCCAAAACACTTGAAGAAAGGGAACTCGGCTCCTTCACCGATGACTTCAAGTTCAGAATAAGAGGTAAGGACGGGGGCAACCCCGTCACCGCTCACATTGATAACATACAAATCGTCGGAACCAATGTTGTCGCGGTCTCGCGGGTCAAAGACGACATCCCGGAACCTTCTGCGATGGCTCTGGTTTTTCTTCTTTTGTCGGCAATTGGATTCAAGCGCTCCCGACGCCTGTAA
- a CDS encoding efflux RND transporter permease subunit, whose amino-acid sequence MFSRFFISRPIFTWVIAIFIMGFGVFSLFQLPVEQYPKIAPPQISITATYPGASAETLENTVTQVIEQNLTGIDNVRYIQSESSSAGRATVTLTFEPGTDPDIAQVQTQNKVSQSLSSLPSIVQELGVPIEKAGNSYALIVGFYSKDGSLSRNDISDFLASNLEEPLSRVDGVGRINTFGPEKAMRVWLNPQSMNNFNITTTDVLSAIEDQNVQLATGEIGGTPSVEGQQISATITAQSLLTTAEEFGGILLTVTPDGSQVRLADVARIEIGAESYNVIGRWNRNPASGIAIELAPEANALETIQAVKDRVKDFDAIIPDSLVTVYPIDVSPFIRASILNVAATIGLAIVLVVLVIYVFLQTTRATLIPALAIPIVLLGTLGCLLALGYSINVLTLFALVLAIGMLVDDAIVVTENVERKLEEDSSLSPKQAAAAAMKEISGALVGTTVVIWAVFLPMTLFGGSVGVIYRQFSVTISIAMALSLFVALTLSPTLCGILLKSGRQRKDHGFFGWFNYGFNALRRGHKKAMDHLLDNRVVLPVLFLALIAAAAFIFLRIPTSFLPGEDQGRMFTLLSTPPGTSLQETMEKVKVMEDYYLEEESEAVEGLFAAGGFSFMGRAQNVGIAFIKMKDWKERGEGSSVFDINKRAVGAFSNVRDAMIFPIVPPPVSALGRASGFEFQLVDQGGLGNEALAKAANKFLEQANQSKLLTQVRFNGLNDTPQYNLEVDSLKARSLGVPISVINRTLNTALGGTYVNDFLDQGRIKRVYAQADAPFRMLPEDIDDWYVRNESGEMVQLAELATGEWTQAPPQLNRFNGSSSREIKGSTVDGVSSGLAFDEVLRIADTLPDGIGVSWTGLSYEEKEANTNTTLLYIVSALAVFFILAALYESWALPISIMLVVPLGIFGAVLSTWLTGQGNDVYFQVGLLITIGLAAKNAILIVEFAKTNFENGMRTYDAAYTAAEKRLRPILMTSLTFMLGVSPLAFASGPGSGAQNAISIGVLGGITTTTLFVVVFGPFFFIWVYRLLKQEQVRANRAASDEF is encoded by the coding sequence ATGTTTTCACGGTTTTTCATTTCCAGGCCCATTTTCACCTGGGTCATCGCCATCTTCATCATGGGATTCGGGGTGTTTTCACTCTTTCAGCTGCCGGTTGAGCAGTATCCGAAAATTGCACCGCCGCAAATCTCAATCACCGCGACTTATCCCGGCGCTTCCGCGGAAACCCTTGAGAATACGGTCACTCAGGTAATCGAGCAAAACCTGACCGGTATTGATAACGTACGCTATATCCAATCGGAGAGCTCCTCAGCTGGCCGGGCTACGGTAACACTTACCTTCGAGCCCGGCACAGATCCCGATATCGCACAGGTACAGACGCAAAACAAGGTGTCTCAGTCTCTCTCCTCCTTGCCATCCATCGTTCAGGAACTGGGTGTGCCCATCGAGAAAGCGGGGAACAGTTACGCACTCATTGTCGGATTCTATTCGAAAGACGGCTCTTTGAGTCGAAACGACATCTCGGACTTTTTGGCATCAAATCTGGAAGAGCCCTTGAGCCGGGTCGACGGTGTCGGCCGCATCAATACTTTCGGCCCGGAGAAAGCCATGCGGGTTTGGCTCAACCCGCAGAGCATGAATAACTTCAACATCACGACCACAGATGTGCTCAGCGCGATCGAAGATCAAAATGTCCAGCTGGCAACGGGTGAGATTGGCGGAACTCCGAGCGTCGAGGGGCAACAGATCAGCGCCACCATTACGGCGCAGTCACTTCTCACCACAGCCGAGGAGTTTGGGGGCATTCTGCTCACTGTCACACCCGACGGGTCGCAAGTCCGCCTCGCTGATGTCGCGCGTATCGAAATCGGCGCGGAAAGTTATAACGTGATCGGCCGCTGGAACCGAAATCCCGCCTCAGGCATCGCGATTGAGCTCGCCCCCGAAGCCAATGCCCTTGAGACCATCCAGGCGGTCAAGGATCGGGTGAAGGATTTCGATGCGATTATTCCGGATAGTTTGGTCACGGTTTACCCGATCGATGTCTCCCCTTTCATCCGGGCTTCGATCTTGAATGTTGCGGCAACCATTGGCCTGGCAATTGTTCTCGTCGTACTGGTTATTTATGTATTCCTGCAGACCACACGCGCCACTCTGATTCCCGCCCTGGCAATACCGATCGTTCTACTCGGCACCTTGGGTTGCCTCCTTGCTTTGGGTTACTCCATCAACGTGCTCACACTCTTTGCTCTGGTGCTCGCTATCGGCATGCTGGTGGACGACGCCATTGTCGTGACCGAAAACGTCGAACGAAAACTGGAGGAAGACAGTAGCCTATCGCCCAAACAGGCGGCGGCAGCGGCCATGAAAGAAATTTCCGGTGCACTGGTCGGGACGACGGTTGTCATTTGGGCGGTGTTTCTCCCCATGACGCTGTTCGGCGGTTCCGTCGGCGTGATTTACCGTCAGTTTTCGGTGACCATATCCATTGCAATGGCGCTCTCCCTGTTCGTCGCGCTCACGCTCTCACCGACGCTCTGCGGAATTCTACTTAAATCCGGCAGGCAACGTAAGGACCACGGTTTCTTTGGCTGGTTCAACTACGGATTCAATGCCCTGCGCCGTGGTCACAAAAAGGCCATGGACCATTTACTGGATAACCGCGTGGTCCTTCCGGTGCTTTTCCTGGCGCTCATCGCGGCTGCCGCATTTATTTTTCTTCGTATCCCCACTTCCTTTTTACCGGGTGAAGACCAGGGACGGATGTTTACCCTTCTAAGTACCCCTCCCGGCACATCGCTGCAAGAGACGATGGAAAAGGTAAAAGTCATGGAGGACTACTACCTTGAGGAAGAGTCCGAAGCGGTTGAAGGCCTTTTTGCCGCCGGAGGCTTCAGCTTCATGGGCCGCGCCCAGAACGTGGGAATCGCCTTCATCAAGATGAAGGATTGGAAAGAACGCGGCGAGGGCAGCAGTGTTTTCGATATCAATAAACGTGCCGTGGGAGCCTTTTCAAACGTTCGCGACGCCATGATATTTCCGATCGTCCCACCCCCGGTCAGCGCCCTCGGCAGAGCAAGTGGATTCGAATTTCAACTGGTGGATCAAGGCGGGCTGGGCAATGAAGCACTGGCAAAAGCCGCCAACAAATTTCTGGAGCAGGCCAATCAAAGCAAGCTGCTCACTCAAGTTCGCTTCAACGGGCTGAACGATACCCCGCAATACAATCTTGAAGTCGACAGCCTAAAGGCGCGCAGTCTCGGTGTGCCGATTTCGGTGATCAATCGAACCCTTAACACCGCACTGGGCGGCACCTACGTGAATGATTTCCTGGACCAGGGCAGAATCAAAAGAGTCTACGCTCAAGCCGATGCCCCGTTCCGCATGTTGCCCGAGGATATTGATGACTGGTACGTCCGCAATGAAAGCGGCGAAATGGTCCAGCTCGCTGAGCTTGCGACAGGCGAGTGGACGCAGGCGCCACCTCAACTGAATCGTTTTAATGGATCCTCCTCGCGGGAGATCAAGGGCTCCACCGTTGATGGTGTCAGCTCAGGCCTGGCCTTTGACGAAGTCTTACGCATCGCCGACACTCTGCCCGATGGCATTGGCGTTTCCTGGACCGGACTCTCCTACGAGGAAAAAGAAGCCAATACCAATACAACATTACTCTACATCGTATCGGCACTCGCCGTTTTCTTCATACTTGCAGCGCTTTACGAGAGCTGGGCCCTGCCGATTTCAATCATGCTCGTCGTCCCTCTGGGTATCTTCGGGGCCGTGCTCTCCACCTGGCTTACGGGACAGGGCAACGATGTCTATTTCCAGGTTGGCCTGCTCATCACCATCGGTCTGGCCGCGAAGAACGCCATCCTGATCGTGGAGTTTGCCAAGACAAACTTTGAAAACGGGATGCGGACCTACGATGCCGCCTACACCGCCGCAGAGAAGAGGCTGCGCCCCATCTTGATGACCTCGCTCACCTTTATGCTCGGGGTCTCCCCCCTGGCCTTCGCTTCCGGACCGGGTTCCGGGGCGCAGAATGCCATCAGTATCGGCGTACTCGGGGGCATTACCACGACGACTTTGTTTGTCGTCGTCTTCGGTCCGTTCTTCTTCATCTGGGTCTATCGACTGCTCAAGCAGGAACAGGTGCGGGCCAACCGGGCAGCCAGCGATGAGTTTTAA
- a CDS encoding VTT domain-containing protein translates to MPSTPTLVPDKNCWKQCTVADGGFLPSGRDYFRAFREAVLSAKHEVILLAWDLCETVEMIRDEKDDDGYPSKLVDFLIQVLEEKPELKIKILLWDYSVIYMAERDWLPFTKLGQLKHPRFELVTDNSVPAGASHHQKLVIFDGTLAMCGGLDLAAWRWDSSEHLADDPRRVSPKKKPYQPYHDIQTAVAGEAASVLRELASARWKRATGQALPELKASVSPAIWPDSVPIAFKDTDIAIAFTYPKYKSYPSIRQIEQLYLDCIHSAKRSIYIENQYLTSKILVDALCRRLTEEDGPEIVILLTHDAGWAEDMTMGRMRNRLLEKLREADEHGRFRCFYPCIKNGKEQQVYVHAKLMIVDQRILITGSANLSNRSMRVDTELNLAFIENEPKPYIQRLQAQLLAMHLHKQEAELQHSLKSTKSLIRTIEELNPESGNQLKPLNASCESDIERRLADTQLLDPDEPISPIHNVWGALKAQSDLYWHDQHSSPYLKGFKILSWLVTFLVAGLAIALFWKSGFSQEQATNLLASFEKKPGTVPLVILIFVVGGIIAVPLNLLVIATALTLGSWVAIACGLSGSLLAAGASFGIGHYFGKPVVRKVIGERIDTIIQSLRGRGIGSMIVLRLLPIAPFGLINLVAGVSGLRFKVYMVGTAIGMLPGLLAVVLTTNHFQKALVNPTPYTWLVFLLLAGLILGTAFWAQKKFK, encoded by the coding sequence ATGCCATCAACCCCGACTTTAGTCCCTGATAAAAACTGCTGGAAACAATGCACCGTTGCCGATGGTGGTTTTTTGCCCAGCGGACGGGATTACTTTCGTGCTTTTAGAGAGGCTGTGCTCTCGGCAAAACATGAAGTCATTCTGCTTGCATGGGACCTTTGCGAAACTGTGGAAATGATTCGCGACGAAAAGGACGATGACGGTTATCCCTCAAAACTTGTGGACTTTTTGATTCAGGTTTTGGAGGAGAAGCCCGAACTGAAAATAAAGATCCTTCTCTGGGATTATTCGGTCATCTACATGGCCGAACGCGACTGGCTCCCCTTCACTAAACTAGGCCAGCTAAAACATCCACGTTTTGAACTCGTTACCGATAATTCCGTGCCAGCCGGGGCCTCCCACCATCAAAAGCTGGTTATCTTCGACGGCACGCTGGCGATGTGCGGTGGACTCGATCTTGCAGCATGGCGCTGGGACAGCTCCGAGCATTTGGCCGACGACCCCCGGCGCGTTAGCCCTAAAAAAAAGCCCTATCAGCCCTACCATGACATCCAAACGGCCGTCGCGGGCGAGGCGGCAAGCGTCTTGCGCGAACTGGCATCGGCGCGCTGGAAGCGAGCCACGGGTCAAGCCCTGCCCGAGCTTAAAGCATCCGTGAGTCCGGCAATCTGGCCGGACTCGGTACCGATTGCTTTTAAGGACACTGATATCGCAATCGCGTTCACCTACCCGAAATACAAGTCCTATCCTTCGATACGGCAGATCGAACAGTTATATCTGGATTGCATTCATTCTGCCAAGCGTAGCATCTACATTGAAAACCAGTATCTGACCTCAAAAATCCTGGTTGATGCGTTGTGCCGCAGGCTGACGGAAGAAGACGGCCCGGAAATCGTCATACTGCTGACACACGATGCCGGCTGGGCGGAGGACATGACGATGGGAAGGATGCGCAACCGCCTGCTTGAAAAATTAAGAGAAGCCGATGAGCATGGACGTTTCCGCTGTTTCTATCCCTGCATTAAGAACGGGAAAGAACAGCAGGTCTACGTGCATGCAAAGTTAATGATCGTTGATCAGCGGATCCTAATAACCGGATCGGCAAATCTCAGTAACCGGTCCATGCGAGTGGATACCGAACTGAACCTGGCCTTTATTGAAAACGAGCCCAAACCCTACATTCAAAGGCTCCAAGCACAATTATTGGCCATGCATCTGCACAAACAGGAAGCAGAGCTGCAGCATTCTTTGAAAAGCACGAAAAGTTTGATTCGAACCATCGAAGAACTGAATCCGGAATCCGGAAACCAATTGAAGCCTCTCAATGCCAGCTGTGAGTCAGATATCGAGCGTCGGTTGGCAGACACGCAACTACTCGATCCGGATGAGCCTATCAGTCCGATCCACAACGTTTGGGGCGCACTTAAAGCTCAAAGCGACCTCTATTGGCATGACCAGCATAGCTCACCCTATCTCAAAGGCTTCAAAATATTATCCTGGCTGGTTACCTTTCTCGTTGCCGGGCTCGCAATCGCGCTGTTTTGGAAATCCGGTTTCAGCCAAGAGCAGGCCACCAACTTGCTGGCTTCATTCGAAAAAAAACCCGGCACGGTTCCCCTCGTGATTCTGATCTTTGTTGTTGGAGGCATAATTGCCGTGCCACTTAACCTGCTTGTTATCGCCACCGCGCTGACTCTCGGCTCGTGGGTGGCAATTGCCTGCGGCCTTTCCGGGTCACTACTCGCCGCTGGCGCTTCTTTCGGCATTGGCCACTACTTTGGTAAACCCGTGGTGCGAAAAGTCATCGGCGAGCGAATTGATACCATTATTCAGTCGCTCCGGGGTCGCGGGATCGGATCGATGATTGTGCTGAGACTGCTTCCTATCGCTCCCTTCGGCTTAATCAACCTTGTGGCCGGAGTCTCCGGACTGCGTTTCAAAGTCTATATGGTTGGCACGGCCATCGGCATGCTTCCCGGACTGCTAGCAGTCGTTTTAACAACGAACCATTTTCAAAAAGCGCTCGTAAACCCCACGCCCTACACGTGGCTGGTTTTTCTCCTTCTGGCTGGCTTGATCCTGGGCACCGCATTTTGGGCGCAAAAGAAATTTAAATAA
- a CDS encoding efflux RND transporter periplasmic adaptor subunit, which yields MPVTKILNFILLAAVLAFLGCSDSVAPKPSAPQEASADGAGSPPKVEVGYIEMRPITIERTNQLPGRVLAFEEAEIRPQVSGIVLERLFDEGSYVEEGQQLYQIDPAIYEADLELAKANLKNANARLRNAKLRYERFKQLVKNNVVSQQQFDDAEAELNQSQAAISLAEAEVKRAQINLDYTQVRSPISGYIGPSAVTRGALLTALQAPPMATVRQLDPVYVDLSQTATEARRLQEQLLRARAAGEEDKKYRVTLYLGNSDQPYPEAGTLDATDLAVDPRTGAIRLRSVVPNPDRILLPGLFVRASIQEVGQRQAILVPQKSVTIAPDGSKSVWLVSAESTAIKRVIQTGASHKGHWIVHSGLEPGDRVIVEGRMNLREGAPLKLEALEMKVAESGGQTTGQPSEKS from the coding sequence ATGCCTGTCACCAAAATTCTAAACTTTATCCTTCTTGCGGCGGTGTTGGCCTTTTTAGGTTGCTCTGATTCCGTAGCCCCGAAGCCCTCTGCCCCTCAAGAGGCATCGGCAGACGGCGCGGGCTCGCCACCCAAAGTGGAAGTTGGCTATATCGAAATGCGCCCGATTACCATCGAAAGAACCAATCAACTTCCCGGTCGGGTACTCGCTTTTGAAGAAGCGGAAATACGCCCCCAAGTCAGCGGGATCGTCCTCGAACGTCTTTTTGACGAAGGTTCTTATGTCGAGGAAGGCCAGCAACTCTACCAGATCGACCCGGCCATCTACGAAGCGGACCTCGAACTGGCCAAGGCCAATTTGAAAAATGCGAACGCCCGGCTGCGCAATGCCAAGCTTCGCTACGAACGTTTCAAGCAACTGGTGAAGAACAATGTCGTCAGCCAGCAGCAGTTCGACGATGCCGAAGCCGAGCTCAACCAGAGCCAAGCCGCAATTAGTCTGGCGGAGGCCGAAGTGAAGCGGGCTCAAATTAATCTGGACTACACCCAAGTGCGTTCCCCCATCAGCGGGTATATCGGGCCTTCTGCCGTGACCCGGGGTGCCTTGTTGACCGCATTACAGGCTCCTCCCATGGCTACCGTCAGACAACTCGACCCTGTCTATGTGGACCTTTCACAAACAGCGACTGAGGCACGCCGCCTGCAGGAGCAGCTCCTTCGCGCAAGGGCCGCAGGCGAAGAAGACAAAAAGTACAGGGTGACCCTGTATCTGGGCAATTCGGATCAGCCCTACCCTGAAGCCGGCACGCTGGATGCGACCGACCTGGCCGTTGACCCAAGGACGGGGGCAATCCGGCTCAGATCCGTGGTGCCTAACCCAGACCGTATTCTGCTCCCGGGCCTGTTTGTTCGGGCCTCAATCCAGGAAGTGGGCCAACGCCAGGCTATTTTGGTGCCTCAAAAAAGTGTCACCATCGCACCGGATGGAAGTAAATCCGTCTGGTTGGTGTCGGCGGAAAGCACGGCAATCAAAAGGGTCATTCAAACAGGAGCGAGTCACAAGGGGCACTGGATCGTGCACAGCGGCCTTGAACCGGGTGACCGCGTCATTGTGGAGGGCCGCATGAATTTAAGGGAAGGTGCTCCGCTTAAACTGGAAGCTCTTGAAATGAAAGTTGCCGAAAGCGGCGGCCAAACTACGGGGCAGCCCTCAGAGAAAAGCTAA
- a CDS encoding cold-shock protein, with the protein MSTGTVKWFDAEKGYGFIQPEDGSKDLFVHHSEIQVDGYASLEDGQKVEFEVGSGPKGPCASQVKPA; encoded by the coding sequence ATGAGTACAGGAACAGTAAAATGGTTCGACGCCGAAAAAGGCTACGGATTCATCCAACCGGAAGACGGAAGCAAAGACCTATTCGTCCATCACTCCGAAATCCAGGTCGACGGCTACGCCTCACTTGAGGACGGCCAAAAAGTCGAATTTGAAGTAGGCAGTGGCCCCAAAGGCCCTTGCGCATCTCAGGTAAAGCCCGCGTAA
- a CDS encoding Dabb family protein, which produces MIRHLLLIQFKDNATTEQIDEVEALFRAIPDKVDGVVSTEWGLNDSPEGKNKNFTHAVLMDFADEAGRHNYLPHPEHEALKAVFKPLVEDIIVFDYTVAD; this is translated from the coding sequence ATGATCCGACATTTGCTATTGATCCAGTTCAAGGACAACGCCACGACAGAACAAATCGACGAGGTCGAAGCGCTCTTCCGTGCCATCCCGGATAAAGTAGACGGTGTCGTCTCGACCGAATGGGGGCTCAATGACAGCCCGGAAGGGAAGAACAAGAACTTCACGCACGCCGTTCTGATGGACTTCGCCGATGAAGCCGGGCGCCACAACTACCTGCCCCACCCCGAACACGAAGCGCTGAAAGCCGTCTTCAAGCCCCTGGTCGAAGACATTATCGTCTTCGATTACACTGTGGCAGATTAG